The Mycolicibacterium boenickei genome has a segment encoding these proteins:
- a CDS encoding TetR/AcrR family transcriptional regulator: MENKRRTQEERSAATREALISAARQLWGERGYAEVGTPEIATAAGVTRGAMYHQFADKAALFLAVVEVVEQDVMARLATEVASSGAATPADAIRAAVDAWLEVSGDPEVRQLILLDAPSVLGWAGFRDVAQRYSLGMTEQLLAEAIKAGQLAKQPVRALAHVLIGALDEAAMAIATAEDPKKARREIRQVLRRLIDAMLTP; this comes from the coding sequence ATGGAAAACAAGAGACGTACTCAGGAAGAGCGTTCCGCGGCGACCCGCGAGGCGTTGATCTCGGCTGCCCGGCAGCTGTGGGGCGAACGCGGCTATGCCGAGGTGGGCACCCCCGAGATCGCCACTGCCGCCGGGGTGACCCGGGGCGCGATGTACCACCAATTCGCCGACAAGGCAGCGCTTTTCCTGGCTGTGGTGGAGGTCGTCGAACAGGACGTGATGGCCCGGCTGGCGACAGAGGTGGCGTCATCGGGCGCGGCGACTCCGGCCGACGCGATCCGGGCCGCGGTCGATGCCTGGCTGGAGGTGTCAGGTGATCCCGAGGTGCGGCAGCTCATCCTGCTCGATGCCCCGAGCGTGCTCGGTTGGGCCGGATTCCGCGATGTCGCCCAGCGCTATAGCCTCGGCATGACCGAGCAGCTGCTGGCCGAGGCGATCAAGGCGGGCCAGCTCGCGAAGCAGCCGGTGCGGGCGTTGGCGCACGTACTGATCGGTGCCCTCGACGAGGCGGCCATGGCGATCGCCACCGCCGAGGACCCGAAGAAGGCCCGCCGCGAGATCAGGCAGGTGCTACGCCGCCTGATCGATGCGATGTTGACTCCCTGA
- a CDS encoding lipid-transfer protein, which yields MANKVFVVGVGMTKFEKPGRREGWDYPDMARESGTKALEDAGISYDQVQQGYVGYCSGDSTSGQRALYELGMTGIPIVNVNNNCSTGSTALYLAAQAIRGGLADCTIALGFEKMQPGSLQAGAQDRESPLGKHVKALAEIDEFAFPVAPWMFGAAGREHMKKYGTTAEHFAKIGYKNHKHSVNNPYAQFQDEYTLDDILAAKMISDPLTKLQCSPTSDGSGAAIVASEAFVDKHGLAGQAVEIVGQAMTTDFASTFDGSAANIIGYDMNVQAAQQVYAQSGLGPEDFQVIELHDCFSANELLLYEALGLCGEGEAPRLIDNNDTTYGGRWVVNPSGGLISKGHPLGATGLAQCSELTWQLRGTADKRQVDGVNAALQHNIGLGGAAVVTAYQRAER from the coding sequence ATGGCTAACAAAGTGTTCGTCGTCGGTGTGGGGATGACGAAATTCGAGAAACCAGGGCGTCGCGAGGGTTGGGACTACCCGGACATGGCGCGCGAATCCGGCACCAAGGCGCTCGAGGACGCGGGCATCTCGTACGACCAGGTTCAGCAGGGCTACGTCGGGTACTGCTCGGGTGATTCCACCTCGGGCCAGCGCGCGCTCTACGAGCTGGGCATGACCGGCATCCCGATCGTCAACGTCAACAACAACTGTTCCACCGGTTCGACCGCGCTTTACCTTGCCGCACAGGCGATTCGCGGTGGCCTGGCCGACTGCACGATCGCGCTGGGCTTCGAGAAGATGCAGCCCGGCTCGCTTCAGGCGGGTGCGCAGGATCGCGAATCTCCGCTGGGCAAGCATGTCAAGGCGCTGGCCGAGATCGATGAGTTTGCCTTCCCCGTCGCACCGTGGATGTTCGGCGCGGCCGGCCGCGAGCACATGAAGAAGTACGGCACCACCGCCGAACACTTCGCGAAGATCGGTTACAAGAACCACAAGCATTCGGTGAACAACCCGTATGCGCAGTTCCAGGACGAGTACACCCTCGACGACATCCTGGCCGCCAAGATGATCTCCGATCCGCTGACCAAGCTGCAGTGCTCCCCCACCTCGGACGGGTCGGGCGCGGCGATCGTGGCCAGCGAGGCATTCGTCGACAAGCACGGGCTGGCCGGCCAGGCCGTCGAGATCGTCGGGCAGGCCATGACCACCGACTTCGCCTCGACATTCGACGGCAGCGCCGCCAACATCATCGGGTACGACATGAATGTCCAAGCCGCACAGCAGGTTTACGCGCAGTCCGGCCTCGGACCCGAAGACTTCCAGGTCATCGAGCTGCATGACTGCTTCTCCGCCAACGAACTGCTGCTGTACGAAGCCCTTGGCCTGTGCGGCGAGGGTGAGGCGCCGCGGCTGATCGACAACAACGACACCACCTACGGCGGTCGCTGGGTGGTCAACCCGTCCGGCGGGCTGATCTCCAAGGGCCACCCGCTGGGTGCGACGGGCCTGGCCCAGTGCTCCGAGCTGACCTGGCAGTTGCGCGGCACCGCCGACAAGCGTCAGGTCGACGGCGTCAACGCAGCGCTGCAGCACAACATCGGCCTGGGCGGCGCGGCCGTCGTGACGGCCTACCAGCGCGCCGAGCGTTAG
- a CDS encoding NAD(P)H-dependent amine dehydrogenase family protein yields the protein MALKVVQWATGGVGVAAIKGVLEHPDLELVGCRVYSDAKNGKDVGEIIGSEPLGVAATNSTEEILALDADAVIYSPLIPNPDEVAALLRSGKNVITPVGWLYPSEKQAAPMRAAALEGNATLHGTGIAPGGISEKFPLVLSAMATGVNFVRAEEFSDLRTYDAPDVVRHVMGFGGTPDTALSGPMQKMLDGGFIQAVKMVVDHVGFKIDPRIRATQEIAVATAPIDSPIGVIEPGQVAGRKFHWEALVDGEPVVRVTVNWLMGEENLDPAWTFGPAGQRYEMEVRGNPDFTVIIKGFQSEAGEEGPESGVVATAAHCVNSVPAVCAAAPGVVTYPDLPLISGKAAPKLR from the coding sequence GTGGCGCTCAAAGTCGTGCAGTGGGCAACGGGTGGGGTCGGCGTGGCCGCGATCAAGGGCGTGCTCGAACATCCCGACCTCGAACTCGTCGGCTGCCGGGTGTACTCCGACGCCAAGAACGGCAAGGACGTCGGCGAGATCATCGGCTCCGAGCCGCTCGGGGTCGCGGCCACCAACAGCACCGAGGAGATCCTCGCACTGGACGCGGACGCGGTGATCTACTCGCCGCTCATCCCCAACCCCGACGAGGTCGCGGCGCTGCTGCGCTCGGGCAAGAACGTGATCACCCCCGTCGGCTGGCTGTACCCCAGCGAGAAGCAGGCCGCACCGATGCGGGCCGCCGCGCTGGAGGGCAATGCCACGCTGCACGGCACCGGCATCGCCCCGGGCGGGATCAGCGAGAAGTTCCCACTGGTGTTGTCCGCGATGGCCACCGGGGTGAACTTCGTTCGCGCCGAGGAGTTTTCCGACCTGCGCACCTACGATGCCCCGGACGTGGTGCGCCACGTGATGGGCTTCGGCGGCACCCCGGATACCGCGCTGAGCGGCCCCATGCAGAAGATGCTCGACGGCGGCTTCATCCAGGCCGTCAAGATGGTCGTGGATCACGTCGGGTTCAAGATCGATCCGCGGATCCGCGCCACCCAGGAGATCGCGGTGGCCACCGCGCCCATCGACTCGCCGATCGGCGTGATCGAACCCGGCCAGGTCGCCGGCCGCAAGTTCCACTGGGAGGCCCTCGTCGACGGCGAACCCGTCGTGCGGGTCACGGTGAACTGGCTGATGGGCGAGGAAAACCTGGACCCCGCATGGACTTTCGGGCCGGCCGGGCAGCGCTACGAGATGGAGGTCAGGGGCAACCCGGACTTCACCGTCATCATCAAGGGGTTCCAGTCCGAGGCCGGCGAGGAGGGCCCGGAGTCCGGCGTCGTCGCCACCGCGGCGCACTGCGTCAACTCGGTGCCCGCGGTGTGTGCCGCCGCACCCGGTGTGGTGACCTACCCGGATCTGCCGTTGATCAGCGGGAAGGCTGCGCCGAAGTTGCGGTGA
- a CDS encoding zinc-binding dehydrogenase has product MGPTMRAERFYADTKKVVVEDVPIPKPGPGEVLVKVAFCGICHSDLSLINGTFPAQAPVVTQGHEASGTIAKLGPGVTGWAEGDRVIVAAGRPCMECPNCGRGDIANCMRIRLMAFAYDGAWAEYTLAQAVGLTRVPDNVPLEQAAILADAVSTPYGAVVRTGKVGIGESVGVWGLGGVGTHIAQLARLVGAVPVVAVDIKPEVLERALELGADYAFDAGDERLGEKIADVTGGRGLDVAFDAVGLKSTFEQALGQLTVGGRLVAVGMSAQEPTIGPTSMFGLTQKQVLGHLGYQNVDISTLATLVSLGRLDLSRSISEIVSLEDIALGIDKLERQEGNPIRILVRP; this is encoded by the coding sequence CTGGGGCCGACCATGCGGGCGGAGCGCTTCTATGCCGACACCAAAAAGGTTGTGGTGGAAGATGTTCCGATTCCCAAACCGGGCCCGGGTGAGGTGCTGGTCAAGGTCGCGTTCTGCGGGATCTGCCATTCCGACCTGAGCCTGATCAACGGCACCTTCCCGGCCCAGGCCCCGGTGGTCACCCAGGGCCATGAGGCGTCGGGCACCATCGCCAAGCTCGGCCCGGGCGTCACGGGTTGGGCCGAGGGCGACCGCGTGATCGTCGCGGCCGGACGCCCCTGCATGGAATGCCCCAACTGCGGCCGCGGCGATATCGCCAACTGCATGCGAATCCGGTTGATGGCGTTCGCCTATGACGGGGCGTGGGCCGAATACACTCTGGCTCAGGCGGTCGGGCTCACCCGGGTGCCGGACAACGTGCCGCTGGAGCAGGCCGCGATCCTCGCCGATGCGGTGTCGACGCCGTACGGCGCGGTGGTGCGCACAGGCAAGGTCGGCATCGGCGAGTCGGTCGGAGTATGGGGTCTGGGTGGCGTCGGCACCCACATCGCGCAACTGGCCAGGCTGGTGGGCGCGGTACCGGTGGTGGCCGTCGACATCAAACCTGAGGTGCTGGAGCGCGCCTTGGAGCTCGGTGCCGACTACGCGTTCGACGCCGGTGACGAGCGGTTGGGCGAGAAGATCGCCGACGTCACCGGCGGCCGCGGGCTGGACGTCGCGTTCGACGCGGTGGGGCTCAAGTCGACGTTCGAGCAGGCGCTGGGCCAGCTGACCGTCGGCGGCCGGCTGGTCGCGGTCGGGATGAGTGCCCAGGAACCGACCATCGGCCCGACGTCGATGTTCGGCCTGACCCAGAAGCAGGTGCTCGGCCATCTCGGGTACCAGAACGTCGACATCTCCACGCTGGCGACGCTGGTGTCACTGGGCCGTTTGGATCTGTCCCGTTCGATCAGTGAGATCGTGTCGCTGGAAGACATCGCCCTCGGCATCGACAAGTTGGAGCGCCAGGAGGGTAATCCGATCCGGATCCTGGTGCGGCCCTGA
- a CDS encoding class II glutamine amidotransferase — protein MCRLFGLHAGRRLLPATFWLLDAPDNLAEQSRRNPDGTGLGVFGADGVAALYKEPVAAWQDSEFATEAHDVTATTFIAHVRYASTGALDVANTHPFLQGDRIFAHNGVVEGLDALDERLRELGVADLVKGQTDSERVFALITAAVRAHDADVGAGIVDAVGWLADNVPLYAVNLLLSTATDMWALRYPDTHDLYVLDRRHPDQRRLRLRSARIRAESEHLTSQPSVVFASEPMDGENWRPLAPGELVHVDADLRIGTRVAFPDPPRHLLHRDDLSAQAAASQHA, from the coding sequence ATGTGCCGATTGTTCGGTCTGCACGCCGGGCGCCGACTGCTTCCGGCGACTTTCTGGCTGCTGGATGCCCCCGACAACCTCGCCGAACAGAGCCGGCGCAACCCGGACGGCACCGGCCTGGGCGTATTCGGTGCCGACGGCGTCGCAGCACTGTACAAGGAGCCGGTGGCAGCGTGGCAGGACTCCGAATTCGCCACCGAGGCACACGATGTCACCGCGACGACCTTCATCGCGCACGTCCGCTACGCCTCGACCGGGGCGCTCGATGTGGCGAACACCCATCCCTTTCTCCAGGGTGACCGGATCTTCGCGCACAACGGCGTCGTCGAAGGTCTGGACGCGCTCGACGAACGGCTGCGCGAACTCGGAGTGGCGGATCTCGTCAAAGGCCAGACCGACTCCGAACGGGTCTTCGCTCTCATCACCGCGGCCGTGCGCGCGCACGACGCAGATGTGGGCGCGGGCATCGTCGACGCCGTTGGGTGGTTGGCCGACAATGTCCCTCTCTACGCAGTCAACCTGCTGCTCAGCACGGCCACCGACATGTGGGCCCTGCGCTACCCGGACACCCACGACCTCTACGTGCTCGACCGCCGACACCCCGATCAGCGGCGCCTGCGCCTGCGCAGCGCCCGGATCCGCGCCGAATCCGAGCACCTGACGTCGCAGCCGTCGGTGGTGTTCGCCAGCGAACCGATGGACGGCGAGAACTGGCGGCCCCTCGCCCCCGGCGAGCTGGTGCACGTCGACGCGGACCTGCGGATCGGCACCCGGGTCGCGTTTCCGGACCCGCCGCGCCACCTCCTGCACCGCGATGACCTGTCCGCTCAGGCCGCCGCATCGCAGCACGCCTAG
- a CDS encoding patatin-like phospholipase family protein, whose protein sequence is MTSKRALVLAGGGIAGIAWETGILQGIADESPETADALLASDVLVGTSAGSTVSAQLGSGLRLEELFERQVGPESAELDPGTSIDTVTDLFVKAVLTPNTTKAQKLQRIGAVALDTATIDPEVRRKVIEARLPSHDWPDRDLRISAVDIDTGELVTLDRNSGVSLVDAVAASCAVPAVWPVVTIGGRRFMDGGIGSAVNMVLAADCDTAVALVPQGRATPSPFGTGAAQEVDGFDGRSLGIFADDDALAAFGTNPLDPDCRVPSAQAGRAQGRRVAAEVAEFLKR, encoded by the coding sequence GTGACTTCCAAACGTGCACTGGTCCTCGCCGGTGGCGGTATCGCGGGCATTGCCTGGGAGACCGGCATCCTGCAGGGCATCGCCGACGAATCTCCCGAAACCGCCGACGCACTGCTCGCCTCCGACGTGCTGGTGGGTACGTCGGCGGGTTCGACGGTGTCCGCTCAGCTCGGAAGCGGGCTGCGGCTGGAGGAGCTGTTCGAGCGACAGGTGGGCCCCGAATCGGCCGAACTCGATCCCGGGACGAGTATCGACACCGTCACCGACCTGTTCGTCAAGGCCGTGCTGACACCCAACACCACCAAGGCGCAGAAGCTGCAGAGAATCGGTGCCGTGGCGCTCGACACCGCCACCATCGACCCGGAGGTCCGGCGCAAGGTGATCGAGGCGCGCCTGCCCTCGCACGACTGGCCCGACCGGGACCTGCGGATCTCGGCCGTCGACATCGACACCGGCGAGCTGGTGACGCTGGACCGCAACTCCGGGGTGTCGCTGGTCGACGCCGTCGCTGCCAGCTGCGCGGTGCCCGCGGTGTGGCCGGTCGTGACGATCGGCGGCCGCCGGTTCATGGACGGCGGCATCGGCAGTGCGGTCAACATGGTGCTGGCCGCCGACTGCGACACCGCGGTGGCCTTGGTGCCGCAGGGCCGGGCGACGCCGTCGCCGTTCGGTACCGGCGCGGCGCAGGAGGTCGACGGCTTCGACGGACGGTCGCTGGGAATCTTCGCCGACGACGACGCTCTGGCCGCCTTCGGCACGAACCCGCTCGACCCGGACTGCCGGGTGCCCTCGGCGCAGGCCGGTCGGGCGCAGGGCCGGCGGGTCGCAGCCGAGGTCGCCGAGTTCCTGAAGCGCTAG
- a CDS encoding patatin-like phospholipase family protein produces the protein MRVALALGSGGARGYAHIGVINELHDRGYEVVGVSGSSMGALVGGLHAAGKLDEFADWARTLTQRAVLRLLDPSITAAGILRAEKILDAVREIIGEATIEGLPIPYTAVATDLIAGKSVWLQRGPLDSAIRASIAIPGVIAPHVLNGRLLGDGGILDPLPMAPIAAVNADLTIAVSLSGGDPGTAPTPEDPERRPTTEWLNRMMRSTSAVLDTASVRAMLDRPTARAVLSRFGASLPAEDTLDPEDDPADDPDAPEIPEPAEVPKLGSFEVMNRTIDIAQAALARHTLAAYPPDLLIEVPRTACRSLEFHRAAEVIEVGRELTARTLDG, from the coding sequence ATGCGTGTTGCTCTGGCCCTCGGCAGTGGTGGGGCTCGCGGCTACGCGCACATCGGGGTGATCAACGAGCTGCACGACCGCGGTTACGAGGTCGTCGGTGTATCCGGATCATCGATGGGTGCGCTGGTCGGCGGGTTGCATGCGGCCGGCAAGCTCGACGAGTTCGCCGACTGGGCACGGACTTTGACTCAACGGGCGGTGTTGCGGCTGTTGGATCCGTCGATCACCGCGGCAGGCATCCTGCGTGCGGAGAAGATTCTCGACGCGGTCCGCGAGATCATCGGCGAGGCCACGATCGAGGGGTTGCCCATCCCCTACACGGCCGTCGCGACCGACCTGATCGCCGGAAAGTCGGTCTGGCTGCAGCGCGGCCCGCTGGACTCGGCGATCCGGGCGTCGATCGCCATCCCCGGCGTGATCGCGCCGCACGTCCTCAACGGCAGGCTGCTCGGCGATGGCGGCATTCTCGACCCGCTGCCGATGGCGCCGATCGCCGCGGTCAACGCGGACCTCACCATCGCGGTCAGCCTGTCCGGCGGGGACCCTGGCACCGCGCCCACCCCCGAGGATCCGGAGCGACGGCCCACCACCGAATGGCTCAACCGCATGATGCGCAGCACGTCGGCGGTGCTGGACACGGCGTCGGTGCGGGCCATGCTGGATCGACCGACGGCCCGCGCGGTGCTGAGCCGGTTCGGGGCGTCGCTCCCGGCCGAGGACACCCTCGATCCCGAGGACGACCCGGCCGACGATCCGGATGCGCCCGAAATACCGGAGCCGGCCGAGGTGCCGAAGCTGGGCAGCTTCGAGGTGATGAACCGCACGATCGATATCGCGCAGGCCGCGCTGGCCCGGCATACGCTCGCCGCCTACCCGCCCGACCTGCTGATCGAGGTGCCGCGCACCGCGTGCCGGAGCCTGGAATTCCATCGCGCCGCCGAGGTGATCGAGGTGGGGCGGGAACTGACCGCCCGCACGCTCGACGGCTAG
- a CDS encoding Glu/Leu/Phe/Val family dehydrogenase, producing MTTIEHTAAEIAHPFDDARAQLRDAVTILGYDDGMYELLANPRRELTVAVPLHRDSGELELFIGHRVQHNVSRGPAKGGLRYSADVTLDEVRALAMWMTWKCALLDVPYGGAKGGIRVDPRRYSRGELERITRRYTSEISPLIGPDHDIPAPDVGTDEQTMAWMMDTYSAQQGHTVLGVTTGKPVSLGGSLGRATSTSRGVVHVALAALRSRGIKPQGATAAVQGFGKVGGHAARFLDEAGVRVVAVSDQYGAVSADTGLDIAALARHVDDTGSVLGFAEANAISNEDLLAAEVDLLVPAAVEGVIHGGNAGQVKATVVVEGANGPTTPEADRQLNDAGTLVVPDILANAGGVIVSYFEWVQANQAYWWGADEVEARLAERMLTAWEQVSAHADKLRRPLRAAATCLAVERVAHAGRLRGLYP from the coding sequence TTGACCACGATCGAACACACCGCGGCCGAGATCGCCCACCCGTTCGACGACGCACGTGCCCAACTGCGCGATGCTGTCACGATCCTGGGCTACGACGACGGGATGTACGAACTGCTGGCCAACCCCCGCCGCGAGCTCACCGTCGCCGTGCCGTTGCACCGAGATTCCGGTGAGCTGGAACTGTTCATCGGACATCGCGTACAGCACAACGTCTCTCGTGGCCCGGCGAAGGGCGGCCTGCGCTATTCCGCCGACGTCACGCTCGACGAGGTGCGGGCCCTGGCGATGTGGATGACATGGAAGTGCGCCCTGCTCGATGTGCCCTACGGCGGCGCCAAAGGAGGGATCCGCGTCGATCCCCGCCGGTACAGCCGCGGCGAACTCGAGCGGATCACCCGTCGCTACACCAGCGAGATCAGTCCACTGATCGGGCCGGACCATGACATCCCCGCACCCGATGTCGGGACCGACGAACAGACCATGGCCTGGATGATGGACACCTATTCGGCCCAGCAGGGGCACACCGTTCTCGGTGTCACCACCGGAAAGCCGGTGAGTCTCGGCGGTTCGCTGGGCCGCGCCACATCGACATCGCGCGGGGTCGTGCACGTCGCACTGGCCGCGCTGCGGTCGCGTGGCATCAAACCCCAGGGTGCCACCGCCGCAGTGCAGGGCTTCGGGAAGGTCGGTGGGCACGCGGCACGTTTCCTCGACGAGGCCGGCGTCCGCGTCGTCGCGGTATCCGACCAGTACGGCGCGGTCAGCGCCGATACCGGCCTCGACATCGCGGCCCTGGCGCGTCACGTAGACGACACCGGGTCGGTGCTCGGCTTCGCGGAAGCCAACGCGATCAGCAACGAAGACCTGCTCGCAGCCGAGGTCGACCTCCTGGTTCCCGCCGCCGTCGAAGGGGTGATCCACGGCGGCAATGCAGGGCAGGTCAAGGCCACCGTCGTCGTCGAGGGAGCCAACGGGCCCACGACCCCGGAGGCGGATCGTCAGCTCAATGACGCTGGGACACTGGTGGTTCCCGACATCTTGGCCAATGCCGGCGGCGTCATCGTCTCCTACTTCGAATGGGTGCAGGCCAATCAGGCCTACTGGTGGGGTGCCGACGAAGTCGAGGCGCGGCTGGCCGAACGCATGCTGACCGCCTGGGAGCAGGTGAGCGCCCACGCCGACAAACTCCGGCGACCGCTGCGTGCCGCCGCGACCTGCCTGGCCGTCGAACGTGTCGCCCACGCCGGCCGGCTACGCGGGCTCTACCCGTAA
- a CDS encoding arylsulfatase — protein MAEFNGTINLDIRDSTPDWSAFTAKPAPDGAPNVLVVLYDDTGCASWSTYGGRVNMPTLDRLAANGLTYSQWHTTALCSPTRSTFLTGRNHHLNGFASISEAASGFPGYCSHIPPSNATIATVLRDAGYGTYWVGKNHNVPIDAWTAGGSKKEWPLAQGFDRFYGFIGGETNQWFPSLAEDNHYIDQPYGPEDGYHLSKDLADKAIAFLQDSRQTEPNKPWYLWFCPGANHAPHHAPKDYIDKYKGMFDDGYEAYREWVLPRMIERGILPEGTELTPLNPMPPGTFSEGDSVRPWDSLSVDEKRLFSRMAEVFAGFSEYTDAQVGRIIDYLEESGQLDNTLIIYAADNGASGEGSPNGSVNENKFFNGWPDDMDENLALIDELGTPNTYNHYPTGWAVAFSTPYKMFKRYTYQGGVCDPLVISWPKGIKSRGEVRDQYHHCTDIVPTILECCGVPMPDVVNGVQQHPLSGVSMRYSFDDADAPTSKETQYFEMHGQRGIWHKGWKAVTEHGPTSGMSNFDNDRWELFHTDIDRAEAHDLADQHPDKVAELADLWMREAKANNVLPLNDYGTRGEDLKKFLALEFQVPVSPSGQYVYYPGTSPIPERSAANTHAVSFKVLADVVVEAGTQGVIFAQGSRFGGHALYVKDGKVRYVNNFLGIAPMQVLEAPLPAAGRHIIGVDFAKERMGEHGESHGTATLYVDEVASDSKEIRTMSGHYALCGEGLCIGCDSSDPVTTDYSGRFDYTGGRIVKVVFDVADDAYIDVERHFAAAMSRD, from the coding sequence ATGGCTGAGTTCAACGGCACCATCAACCTCGATATCCGCGATTCGACACCCGACTGGAGCGCTTTCACCGCCAAGCCGGCGCCCGATGGTGCGCCCAATGTGTTGGTGGTGCTCTACGACGACACGGGCTGTGCGTCCTGGTCGACCTACGGCGGCCGGGTGAACATGCCGACGCTGGATCGGCTTGCCGCCAACGGATTGACGTACAGCCAGTGGCACACCACGGCGTTGTGCTCGCCGACCCGCTCGACCTTCCTGACCGGCCGCAATCACCACCTCAACGGGTTCGCCTCGATCTCAGAGGCGGCGTCGGGCTTCCCTGGCTACTGCTCGCACATCCCGCCGTCCAACGCCACGATCGCTACCGTGCTGCGCGATGCCGGCTACGGCACCTACTGGGTCGGCAAGAATCACAACGTACCGATCGACGCCTGGACCGCCGGCGGTTCCAAGAAGGAATGGCCGCTGGCGCAAGGCTTCGACCGGTTCTACGGGTTCATCGGCGGCGAGACCAACCAATGGTTCCCGTCGCTGGCTGAGGATAACCACTACATCGACCAGCCCTACGGGCCGGAGGACGGCTACCACCTGTCGAAGGACCTTGCCGACAAGGCCATTGCGTTTCTGCAGGATTCGCGGCAGACCGAGCCGAACAAGCCGTGGTACCTGTGGTTCTGCCCCGGTGCCAATCATGCCCCGCACCACGCCCCCAAGGACTACATCGACAAGTACAAGGGAATGTTCGACGACGGCTACGAGGCCTACCGGGAGTGGGTCCTGCCGCGCATGATCGAGCGCGGAATCCTGCCCGAGGGCACCGAACTGACGCCGCTCAACCCGATGCCGCCCGGCACGTTCTCCGAAGGCGATTCGGTACGGCCATGGGACTCGTTGAGCGTGGACGAGAAGCGGCTGTTCTCCCGCATGGCTGAGGTCTTCGCCGGGTTCTCCGAGTACACCGACGCCCAGGTCGGTCGGATCATCGACTATCTCGAAGAGTCCGGGCAGCTCGACAACACCCTGATCATTTACGCTGCCGATAACGGGGCGTCGGGGGAGGGCAGCCCGAATGGCTCGGTCAACGAGAACAAGTTCTTCAACGGCTGGCCCGACGACATGGACGAGAACCTCGCCCTTATTGACGAATTGGGTACCCCGAATACTTATAACCACTACCCGACCGGGTGGGCGGTGGCGTTCTCGACGCCGTACAAGATGTTCAAGCGGTACACGTATCAGGGCGGGGTGTGCGATCCGCTGGTGATCAGCTGGCCCAAGGGCATCAAGTCCCGCGGCGAGGTACGCGACCAATACCATCACTGCACCGATATCGTGCCGACGATCCTGGAATGCTGCGGTGTCCCGATGCCCGATGTCGTTAACGGGGTACAGCAGCACCCACTTTCGGGAGTGTCGATGCGGTACTCGTTCGACGACGCCGACGCGCCGACGAGCAAGGAGACGCAGTACTTCGAGATGCACGGCCAGCGTGGCATCTGGCACAAGGGCTGGAAAGCGGTGACCGAACACGGGCCGACCAGCGGCATGAGCAACTTCGACAACGACCGCTGGGAGCTGTTCCACACCGACATCGACCGCGCCGAAGCCCATGACCTCGCCGACCAGCATCCGGATAAGGTTGCCGAGCTGGCGGACCTGTGGATGCGCGAGGCAAAGGCCAATAATGTGTTGCCGCTCAACGACTACGGCACCCGCGGTGAGGACCTGAAGAAGTTCCTCGCACTGGAATTCCAGGTCCCGGTGTCACCCAGTGGCCAATACGTCTACTACCCGGGTACCAGTCCGATCCCGGAGCGGTCGGCGGCCAACACGCACGCGGTGTCGTTCAAGGTGCTGGCCGACGTTGTGGTCGAGGCCGGGACGCAGGGCGTGATCTTCGCCCAAGGTTCACGGTTCGGCGGGCATGCGTTGTACGTCAAGGACGGCAAGGTCCGCTACGTCAACAACTTCCTGGGCATCGCGCCGATGCAGGTGCTGGAGGCGCCCCTACCTGCGGCCGGGCGGCACATCATCGGCGTCGATTTCGCCAAAGAGCGGATGGGCGAACACGGCGAATCGCACGGCACCGCAACGCTGTACGTCGACGAGGTCGCGTCAGACAGCAAGGAGATCCGGACGATGTCGGGCCACTATGCGCTGTGTGGTGAAGGTCTGTGCATCGGTTGCGACAGCTCTGATCCGGTGACCACCGACTACAGCGGCCGCTTCGACTACACCGGCGGCCGCATCGTCAAGGTGGTATTCGACGTGGCCGACGACGCCTACATCGACGTGGAACGGCACTTCGCCGCGGCAATGTCGCGAGACTAA